Proteins found in one Armatimonadota bacterium genomic segment:
- a CDS encoding xanthine dehydrogenase family protein subunit M, with amino-acid sequence MIPAPFAYHAPASLREALQLLATHGDKARLLAGGHSLLPLMKLRLATPAHLIDLRRIDDLRGIRLEDGRVVVGAMTTHWMIESSDLLRQHIPLLPQTAACIGDLQVRNMGTIGGSLAHADPAADYPAAVLALEAEVVAEGMEGRRRIAAGEFFTGLYATALRPGEILVEVRLPLPPPGSGSAYLKFPHPASGFAVVGVAALVTTDRGGRCTQVRVGVTGVAPVPYRAVAVEEALQGIAPTAEALAAAAAKAAEGVEVNADIFASADYRRHLATVFTRRALQAALQYPQAFGGAG; translated from the coding sequence GTGATTCCGGCGCCGTTTGCCTACCACGCGCCCGCATCGCTGAGGGAAGCCCTGCAGCTGCTGGCCACTCACGGCGACAAGGCCAGGCTGCTGGCGGGCGGCCACAGCCTCCTGCCGCTGATGAAGCTGCGCCTGGCCACCCCCGCGCACCTCATCGACCTGAGGCGGATCGACGACCTGCGCGGCATCCGCCTGGAAGATGGCCGTGTGGTGGTGGGGGCGATGACCACCCACTGGATGATCGAGTCCTCGGACCTGCTGCGGCAGCATATCCCCCTGCTGCCGCAGACTGCGGCGTGCATCGGCGACCTCCAGGTGCGGAACATGGGGACGATCGGCGGTAGCCTGGCCCACGCCGACCCTGCCGCTGACTATCCGGCCGCTGTGCTGGCCCTGGAGGCGGAGGTGGTGGCGGAGGGGATGGAGGGACGGCGCAGGATCGCCGCGGGCGAGTTCTTCACTGGCCTGTATGCCACGGCGCTGCGCCCGGGGGAGATCCTGGTGGAGGTGCGCCTGCCGCTGCCACCGCCGGGCTCGGGGAGCGCCTACCTGAAGTTTCCCCACCCCGCCTCAGGCTTCGCCGTGGTGGGCGTAGCCGCCCTGGTGACCACAGACCGCGGGGGCCGCTGCACTCAGGTGCGGGTGGGTGTCACCGGCGTGGCGCCGGTCCCCTACCGGGCAGTGGCGGTGGAGGAGGCGTTGCAGGGGATTGCTCCGACAGCGGAGGCGCTGGCGGCGGCGGCGGCGAAGGCGGCGGAGGGTGTGGAGGTCAACGCTGATATCTTCGCCTCCGCCGACTACCGGCGTCACCTGGCCACCGTATTCACCAGGCGGGCGCTGCAGGCCGCGCTCCAGTACCCGCAGGCCTTCGGGGGCGCAGGCTAG